In Thermoanaerobacterium xylanolyticum LX-11, the genomic window AATCTTTTGAAGGACCTTTTGATCTTTTATTTCATCTTATAGAAAAAAACGAAATAGATATAAAAGATATACCGATTGCATCTGTTTTTGACCAATACATGGAATATTTAAAAGCTATGCAAGAAATGGACTTGGATATTGCAACAGAGTTTATTTTAATGGCTGCTACATTGCTTGAGATAAAGTCAAGTATGCTTTTACCAAAGCAAAATGTCGAAGGACAGCAAATGACAATGGCTGATGCAGATCCTCGAGAAGAATTGGTGGAAAAGTTGATTGAGTATAAAAAATATAAAAGTGTTGCAAATAGACTGAAAGACTTAAATACATTAGGTACTAAATTTTTTAGAGACGAGCCTGAAATAAAATATGTTGATAAATCGCTTTGCCTTAATTATTCGGCCATCGACTTAAAAAAAGCTTATGTGAAGATTCTTCAAAAGTCCAGCGACAATGTTATGCCAATTAAATATGCAAAAGATCAAATTACAATCGATGACAAAATAAAGGAGATATTAAAGAAACTAATAGTTACTCCTGTGATTAAATTTGGCGATTTCTTAAAGAATTTACGAAAGATAGAAAAAATTGTTTCGTTTGTAGCACTTTTGGAATTGATTAAGTTAAATAAAGTTGCGGCTGAGCAAAAAAATGCATTTGGAGACATAATTATAAAAAGTCTAAAGAGGTGAAATAATGGATATAGATTGCATAATAGAGTCTATACTATTTGCGGCTGGCAGACCTGTAAAGATAAAAACTTTAAGTGATGTATTGAATATATCTACAAAAGAAGTTATTGAATCTTTTAATAGATTAAAAAGCGATTATGAAAGAGAAAATAGAGGAGTAAAAGTCTTGATGATAAATGATTCAATTGTGATGTCTTCAAATGAAGTATATGCAGAATATATAAAAAAGGCATTAGGACTTGATATAAAGCAAGGATTATCCCAAGCCGCATTAGAAGTTTTGTCTATAATCGCTTATAACCAGCCTATTACAAGAATCGACATAGAAAAAATAAGAGGTGTAAAGTGCGAGAAAGCAATTAATACCTTATTAGAATTTAATTTAATTAAAGAAGATGGTAGAATAAATGCTCCAGGCCGTGCAATACTTTATTCTACAACTGATGAATTTCTGAAGTACTTTAATTTGCCTTCTTTAAAAGACTTGCCTCCATTAGACGATATTACTTAGTATTTTATTTTTATTATTGAAAACAATATATTTGAGAAGGTGAATTGATGTTTTCTCTTTATATATTATTAATTTTGCTTGTAGTAATATTTATTTTTATTTACCCTATGACTTTTAAAGTGCACTATGACAATTATGGTGTAAATTTTATTTTAAATATATACATATATATTGTTCGATTCGCTAAAATTGCCAGCCTAAACGTTAATTATAAAAGAATTGATAAAAATGATAGAGCAGAATTGTCATTAAAAATATTGGGAATTAGATTGATGAATGTAGTCGTTGATATTGTTAATTTTACTCTAAAAGACAATAGACCGGTAATAAAGTATGAAGTGCATAAAGCCTTTTTTTTAAAATTCCCAAAAAAATCAGAAAAGAGAAAAATGCTAAGTTTACATGATGTACATAGAATAATAGATTTATTTAATTCAAATAAGATTATGATTCATGAAATGAGTCAAAGCATTAAAAAATCTATAGTAATTAAAAAATTAAGATTAAATGTAGATGAGGGATTTACTGATGCAGCTTTTACATCCATTGCATATGGAATTATTAATTTTGTAATTTATACGCTAATTGTTCCTGTCTATTGCAGCATAAAATTTTTAACTAAGCCTTCTATATCTATAAACCCTCATTTTGGAGAAAATATTTTAAAAAGCGACTTTGATTGCATATTAGATTTTAGATATGGTAATATTATAGTTAATGGTATTAAATTCTTAAAAAATTTTAAACGGAGGTGATTTTGGATGAGCGATCATCCTATTGAAGGATTAATGAAGACGACTATGGAAAGTCTTAAGGAAATGATAGATGTAAATACAATCGTTGGGGATGCGGTAGAAGCTCCAGACGGAACAGTGATCATTCCAATTTCAAGGGTAACGTTTGGTTTTGCTGCTGGTGGTGGAGAGTTTCAGATGACGCAAAATAAAGACAAAGAACAAAATCAAAATAATGGACAATCAAACATGCCATTTGGCGGTGGCAGTGGTGCAGGCGTTTCTTTGCAGCCAGTTGCATTTATGGTTGTAGGGCAAGGACAGATAAGACTTTTGCCAGTAAATCAAAATGCGATGGTTGAAAGAATAATTGATTTGGCACCTAAGTTAATGGAGGAGCTTCAAAATGTTTTTAATAAAAACAAGACTTATAAAAAATCAACTCCAATAACTGTAACAAATAACATAGATTGATTTATTAGGTAACAAGCGGGTCATAATGTGAGGTATTAACTTTCAAGGAGGACAGTAATGAAGAAAATACTTGTATTAGTGCTTATTTTTACTTTCCTTATGACCCCTACAAACATAGAAGCTGAGAATTTAAAACCTCCTCAGATTGCTGCAAAAGCTGCAATTGTAATGGATCAGAAATCTGGCAGAATTCTTTTTGAAAAAAATATAAGTGAAAAACTTCCTATGGCAAGTACAACCAAAATCATGACATTGTTGTTGGCTTTAGAATACGGCAATTTAAATGATATTGTAACTGTCAGCAAAAAAGCTGCAAGTGTAGGTGGATCTTCAATATGGCTTTCGCCTGGAGAAAAAATTTCAATGATAAATTTATTGTACGGTTTGATGTTAAACTCAGGGAATGATGCTGCAACCGCAATTGCAGAACATATAAGTGGCAGTGTTGATAAGTTTGTCGAGCTTATGAATAAAAAAGCTAAAGAAATTGGAGCATATAATACAAATTTTGTTACACCTTCAGGCCTTGATATCGGAATAGACAACCATTATACAACTGCTTATGATTTAGCTTTAATTACAAGATACGCTTTTAATAATTACAATAAATTCGCTGAAATAGTATCAACAAAAGAAAAGACGATTCCTTGGGACGGAAAAGAATACGATAGGTATTTGCGAAATAAAAATAAGATGCTTTGGCAATATGAAGGAGCTGATGGAGTAAAAACAGGGTTTACTAATAAGGCTGGCAGATGTTTAGTAGCTTCGGCATCGAGAAATGGTCAAAGGCTAATATCTGTAGTATTAAACAGCGGTCCAATGTGGGAAGACACACAAAAAATTTTAGATTACTCTTTTGCAAATTATACTCCAATTAAGATCATTTCGAAAGGTCAGATGATAAAGACCATAAGTGTTGTTAGTGGCAAGGAAAAATATCTGCCGCTTGTGTATAATAGTGATTTTATATTGCCAATTTCAAAAGATGAGGAGATAAACGTTAAAATTGATTATAGCCTACCTAAATCTGTAAAAGCACCAATAGGAATTGGAGAAAAGATGGGTGTAGCTATTGTAAAATTGAATGATAATCAGATTGCGACTATCGATGTTGTTGCAGGCAAAAACATTGACAAAAGGGATTACGAGTTTAATTTTAAAACCATCATAAAGAATTGGATTGACATATTTCAATATTAAACTCCTGGTATGTACCAGGAGTTTTTTGTAACTTTTTTTTTATTTGAGAATAACATAAATATGTAAAATTTCTTTAGGAGATGGTTAAATGATCAATCACAGGCTTGAATGTATTGACATTGGTAGTGATTACTGTCCTTGCTATTTAGCAGAATTAAACGAATGTATTGTTTGTTCTCAATTGCAAGGGAAAGAATTTTGCGATTGCAATTGGAATGGCGTATGTGTATATCAAGATTTTATTTGGTCAAAAAGAAAAGCAAAAGCAAAAAGGGAAACTATTGTGGCAGATATAATTGATAAACAAAATATAAATAAAAATTTAATAATATTGACGCTATCTGTATCTAATAAAATGGCAAGAGACTTAAATGAACCTGGATCGTATGTGTTCTTAAGAGATGAGTCAAGTCCTTCTTTTTTCGACGCACCAATGTCTATAATGTACGCTGATGAAATAAGTGGAATTATAAAGATTGCTGTGCAAATTAACGGCCCTAAGACAAATTTAATCAATTCATGCGGTAAACATGTATTTTTGAGAGGCCCATATTGGAATGGATTGTTTGGACACAAATATATAAAAGGTACTAGAAATTCAAAATGCCTTGTAATATTAAGGGGTATAGCACAAGCACCTGGAGCAATAATCATAAACAAGTTATACAATAACAACAATGAAATAACTGTTATAATTGATAAGGGTAAAGTTGAAGAGTTTTTTATTTGGCAGTATATTAATAACTTTAATTTAAAGATAATTACGACAGATCTTTTAAGTAACGATGGGCAAGATGTTTTAAAAAATGCAATTGCAGACAAGGATATTAAATTAATTTACAGTGGAGGTTCTGATGAACAACATCTAAATATTTTAAATTATTTAGATTTACTTGATAGCAAAGCTTATTTTGCTGTATCAAACAATAATACAATATGCTGTGGAGAAGGTATTTGCGGCAGTTGTGAAGTCCAAATTGATGGGCAAAAAATAAGGTCATGTAAAGTTCAATTAGATGTTAGAAAGACAATTGAAAGGAGAGTATTACATGGTTAAGGTTGTTGTTATTGGCGGTGGTTGGGCAGGATGTGCAGCAGCTCTTACGGCAAAAAAAGCAGGTGCTGAAGTCGTATTGCTTGAAAAAACAGATATGTTGTTAGGTTGTGGTTTAGTAGGAGGAATAATGCGAAATAATGGCAGGTTTACTGCTGCAGAAGAAATAAAATATTTAGGTGGATATGAATTAATTGAAATAACTGATATGTGTGCAAGACATAGAAATATTGAATTTCCAGGTCATAAACACGCTAATCTGTACGATATAACTAAGGTTGAGCCTGAAATAAGAAAAATGCTATTAAATAAAGGGATTAAAATTAAATTTATATCTAGAGCGGCAGATGTAATAATGGAAGACAAGACAAAAATCAAAGGTATTGTTTTAGACGATGAATCAGTTGAATATGGCGATGTATTTATAGAGACTACCGGCTCAACAGGGCCTATGGGAAATTGTTTAAGATACGGCAATGGTTGTTCAATGTGTATACTAAGATGTCCATCTTTTGGACCAAGGATAAGCATAAGTTACCGAGCAGGTGTCGAGGATATTTTAGGAATGAGATCTGATGAAGTTTATGGTGCCTTTAGTGGGTCTTGTAAGTTGAATAAGGATTCATTAAGCGATGAAATCAGAGAGAAACTTGATAAAGAAGGCGTTGTTGTGTTGCCAGTTCCTGAAGAAGATGTAAACATGGATAAACTGAATATAAAAGTATGCCAACAATATGCACTTCCAGAATATGCAAAGAATGTTATATTACTTGATACTGGCCATGCTAAGCTGATGACTCCATTTTACCCTTTAGAAAAATTAAGAAAAATTCCAGGACTTGAAAGAGCCAGGTATGAAGATCCATATTCTGGAGGAAAGGCCAATTCAATTAGATATCTCTCTATTGCTCCTAGGAACAATGGAATGAAAGTAAAAGGTCTTGACAATTTGCTTTGCGCGGGAGAAAAATCAGGGCTTTTTACTGGACATACAGAAGCCATGACTACTGGATGTCTGGCAGGGCACAATAGTGTTAGGCTGTCATTAGGAATGCCGCTTTTAGAATTGCCAAGAAATTTAGCATCTGGAGACCTTATCGCATATGAAAATGAATGTATAGAAACAAAAGAAGGATTGAAAAATCGATATACGTTTGCAGGCGGGGTATATTTTGAGAGAATGAAATCATTAGGGTTGTATACTATAAATACTGATGCGATTAGAGAAAAGATAGAAAGAGATAATCTTATGGGAATATATAATGAAAAATTGGTTTAGGCAAGTCTAAAGCTTGCCTAAAGTATTGTCTTTTGTATCAAAAAATGTTATATTATATGCGGTGTGTTGGGTGTATAA contains:
- a CDS encoding D-alanyl-D-alanine carboxypeptidase family protein — translated: MKKILVLVLIFTFLMTPTNIEAENLKPPQIAAKAAIVMDQKSGRILFEKNISEKLPMASTTKIMTLLLALEYGNLNDIVTVSKKAASVGGSSIWLSPGEKISMINLLYGLMLNSGNDAATAIAEHISGSVDKFVELMNKKAKEIGAYNTNFVTPSGLDIGIDNHYTTAYDLALITRYAFNNYNKFAEIVSTKEKTIPWDGKEYDRYLRNKNKMLWQYEGADGVKTGFTNKAGRCLVASASRNGQRLISVVLNSGPMWEDTQKILDYSFANYTPIKIISKGQMIKTISVVSGKEKYLPLVYNSDFILPISKDEEINVKIDYSLPKSVKAPIGIGEKMGVAIVKLNDNQIATIDVVAGKNIDKRDYEFNFKTIIKNWIDIFQY
- a CDS encoding sulfide/dihydroorotate dehydrogenase-like FAD/NAD-binding protein, producing the protein MNHRLECIDIGSDYCPCYLAELNECIVCSQLQGKEFCDCNWNGVCVYQDFIWSKRKAKAKRETIVADIIDKQNINKNLIILTLSVSNKMARDLNEPGSYVFLRDESSPSFFDAPMSIMYADEISGIIKIAVQINGPKTNLINSCGKHVFLRGPYWNGLFGHKYIKGTRNSKCLVILRGIAQAPGAIIINKLYNNNNEITVIIDKGKVEEFFIWQYINNFNLKIITTDLLSNDGQDVLKNAIADKDIKLIYSGGSDEQHLNILNYLDLLDSKAYFAVSNNNTICCGEGICGSCEVQIDGQKIRSCKVQLDVRKTIERRVLHG
- a CDS encoding FAD-dependent oxidoreductase, yielding MVKVVVIGGGWAGCAAALTAKKAGAEVVLLEKTDMLLGCGLVGGIMRNNGRFTAAEEIKYLGGYELIEITDMCARHRNIEFPGHKHANLYDITKVEPEIRKMLLNKGIKIKFISRAADVIMEDKTKIKGIVLDDESVEYGDVFIETTGSTGPMGNCLRYGNGCSMCILRCPSFGPRISISYRAGVEDILGMRSDEVYGAFSGSCKLNKDSLSDEIREKLDKEGVVVLPVPEEDVNMDKLNIKVCQQYALPEYAKNVILLDTGHAKLMTPFYPLEKLRKIPGLERARYEDPYSGGKANSIRYLSIAPRNNGMKVKGLDNLLCAGEKSGLFTGHTEAMTTGCLAGHNSVRLSLGMPLLELPRNLASGDLIAYENECIETKEGLKNRYTFAGGVYFERMKSLGLYTINTDAIREKIERDNLMGIYNEKLV
- the scpB gene encoding SMC-Scp complex subunit ScpB translates to MDIDCIIESILFAAGRPVKIKTLSDVLNISTKEVIESFNRLKSDYERENRGVKVLMINDSIVMSSNEVYAEYIKKALGLDIKQGLSQAALEVLSIIAYNQPITRIDIEKIRGVKCEKAINTLLEFNLIKEDGRINAPGRAILYSTTDEFLKYFNLPSLKDLPPLDDIT
- a CDS encoding DUF2953 domain-containing protein — encoded protein: MFSLYILLILLVVIFIFIYPMTFKVHYDNYGVNFILNIYIYIVRFAKIASLNVNYKRIDKNDRAELSLKILGIRLMNVVVDIVNFTLKDNRPVIKYEVHKAFFLKFPKKSEKRKMLSLHDVHRIIDLFNSNKIMIHEMSQSIKKSIVIKKLRLNVDEGFTDAAFTSIAYGIINFVIYTLIVPVYCSIKFLTKPSISINPHFGENILKSDFDCILDFRYGNIIVNGIKFLKNFKRR
- a CDS encoding segregation and condensation protein A, whose translation is MYNIKIESFEGPFDLLFHLIEKNEIDIKDIPIASVFDQYMEYLKAMQEMDLDIATEFILMAATLLEIKSSMLLPKQNVEGQQMTMADADPREELVEKLIEYKKYKSVANRLKDLNTLGTKFFRDEPEIKYVDKSLCLNYSAIDLKKAYVKILQKSSDNVMPIKYAKDQITIDDKIKEILKKLIVTPVIKFGDFLKNLRKIEKIVSFVALLELIKLNKVAAEQKNAFGDIIIKSLKR
- the ytfJ gene encoding GerW family sporulation protein, whose product is MSDHPIEGLMKTTMESLKEMIDVNTIVGDAVEAPDGTVIIPISRVTFGFAAGGGEFQMTQNKDKEQNQNNGQSNMPFGGGSGAGVSLQPVAFMVVGQGQIRLLPVNQNAMVERIIDLAPKLMEELQNVFNKNKTYKKSTPITVTNNID